From the genome of Pseudomonas sp. WJP1:
GACACTATCGAATTACTCATACAGCGCTTGTGTGGATGGAAACCCATGGCTGGCGATTCAACGTGAAGTTGACTCGGGAATGGCTCGCACATCAACAGGGCTCGGGGCTGATTCCGACTATTGACTCGCAGCAGGCGAGCGTTCTGATCCAGGTTTAAAGTGCCGCCATCGCTGCCTCGATGATTCGTTGCCCAGCCAGCATGCGTTGCCAGCCATGTACAAAGTCAGTCGGTGGTTGCCCGGTCGCTTCGAGTCAGCGGGAAACGGCACAGCGGCAAGGGTCTCGCTGGTGAAGCTGAAGACTCACGCGTCGCTTTGCCCGACGCTATGGCGAAAGGCATTCGGTGTCTGGCCAGCGAGGCGGCGAAAGAAGCGTGAAAAATAAGTCGGGTCACTGAAGCCCAGGCTGTCGGACAACTGGCTGATGCTCATGTTGGTGTACGTCAGATTGCGCTTGGCTTCCAGCAGCAGGCGTTGGTGAATGACCTGCAGCGCGGTTTGCCCGGCCAGTTCGCGGCACAGGGCGTTCAGGTGCACGCTGGAAACACCGATGCGCTGGGCGAACACTTCCACCGACAGGTGCTCGCGGTAGTGCTGCTCGACCAACTTGATGAAGTGGCTGAGCAAATGCTGGTCGCGTTCGCCACGGTTGCTCGGCGGCGTGCTGAGTTGACGGTGGCGACTGATCCACACCATCAGCACACTGACCAGCGAGTGCATCAGCACGTCGCGCGCCGGTGCGCTGCTTTCGTATTCCTGAAGCAGGGCGGCAAACAGGGTGTTGATATAACGACGATCGCGCCCGACCGGGTAGCACCCGCAAGACGCCAGGACGGTCAGCGGTGCGCCCAGTTGCGCCTCCAGCCTGGCCACCAGCGGCGCGCCGAGGGTGAGCACATAACCCTCTATTTTTTCCGAGAACTGAAAGCCATGCACGGTCAGCGGGGGAACGACCTGGATGGCTGCTTCCAGCACGTCACTGCGCTTGCCCTCGATCTCGACCACCGCCTGGCCACGTTGCACATAGAGCAGCTGGAACAGGTCGGCGTGACGGTGAGGCTTGATCTCCCAATGGTGCAGGCTGCTGCGTTTGGGGATGGATTCACAGTGCAGCAAGTCCGGGGTGGACCACGCCTTGTTTTCACCATACAGCTTGAACACCGGGATGTTATTGACGCTGGGTTTCATCGTGCTCGGCGACCTCGAAAATGGAAAATGCATCGTGTGTCGAGTCGTTCGATAATCGAACAAAATTTGTAAAAGTGCAATTTTCCTCTGAAAAAGCACCTTTTATTCCAGGTTTCCTCAGTAAAAATGCAGGAGAGAAATATAACAACTAAATCCGGTCGCGGCTTGCCAGCGGTTGGAGCGCACATCAGAGATTAAAATAATGAAAACTCAGGTTGCTATCATCGGCGCCGGCCCTTCCGGACTCCTGCTCGGCCAACTGCTGCATAACGCCGGCATCGACAACGTCATCCTCGAACGCCAGACACCGGATTACGTCCTCAGCCGCATTCGTGCCGGGGTGCTGGAGCAAGGCACCGTCGACCTGCTGCGCGAAGCCGGTGTATCCGAACGCATGGATGCCGAAGGCCTGGTCCACGAGGGCGTCGAGTTGCAGGTGGCCGGCAAGCGCATTCATGTCGACCTCAAGGCATTGACCGGTGGCAAGACCGTCATGGTCTACGGGCAGACCGAAGTCACGCGCGATCTGATGGAGGCCCGCAGCGCCCAGGGTGTGCCGATCATCTATTCGGTGGAAAACGTGCAGCCCCACGACATGAAGGGTGCCAACCCCTACGTCACCTACGAGAAAGATGGCCAGACCCACCGCATCGACTGCGATTACATCGCCGGGTGCGACGGCTTCCACGGGGTCGCCCGCAAGAGTATTCCCGACGAGGTGCTCACCCACTACGAGCGCGTGTATCCCTTCGGCTGGCTGGGCTTGCTGTCCGACACGCCACCGGTCAACCACGAATTGATCTATGCCCACCACGACCGTGGTTTCGTGTTGTGCAGCCAGCGCTCGCTGACCCGTAGCCGTTACTACCTGCAAGTGCCGCTGACCGACAAGGTCGAGGCGTGGTCCGACGAGCGTTTCTGGGGTGAACTCAAGGCACGCCTGCCACAGGACGTGGCGGACAAGCTGGTGACCGGCCCGTCGCTGGAAAAGAGCATCGCGCCGCTGCGCAGCTACGTGGTCGAGCCGATGCAGTACGGCAAGTTGTTCCTGCTCGGCGACGCCGCCCACATCGTGCCGCCAACCGGCGCCAAGGGCTTGAACCTGGCCGCCTCGGACGTGTGCTACCTGTATCGCATCCTGGTCAAGGTTTACCAGGAGGGGCGTACCGACCTGTTGGAGAAATACTCCGAATTGGCACTGCGCCGCGTCTGGAAAGGTGAGCGTTTCAGCTGGTTCATGACCAATCTGCTGCACGACTTCGGCGAGCACAAGGACGCGTGGGACCAGAAGATGCAGCAAGCCGACCGCGAATATTTCTTCAACTCCCACGCAGGCCTGGTCAACATTGCCGAAAACTACGTGGGGCTGCCCTACGAAGCGATCGAGTAGTCGAGGGGATGCAGTGTCTTTACAGGGTGTGAACTGCGAACTCGATACGCAGTTCACCAAACCCGGTGATTTCGCCTGATCAAGGATTCACAAAATCCTGATAGTTGGCCTTGGTAATCAGCTGATAAGGAATGGTCAACTCTGCTGCAATGGGTTCTTTCCTGATCATCTTCAGTGCCAGGTCAATGGACCCGACAGCCTGGCCCTTGTTGTCCTGATAGACAGTCACCAGCAATTGCTCCTTCTTGATCGCGTCCAGGCCGGCGGGGCCGCCGTCGCTGCCGCCGACCAGGATGTCATGGCCTGGGCGCATTCCGGCCTGGGTGATGGCCATGGCTGCGCCAATGGCCATTTCATCAGCGTTGGCGACCACCGCATCAATTTTTTTGCCTGAGAGAATCCAGTTGTTCATCAGGTCCATGGCCTTGCTGCGTTGCCACTCGGCGCTTTGTTCTTCAACCACATGGATGTCCGGATAGCTCTTGAGCACTTCCTTCACGCCTTGGGTGCGATTGTGGGTGGCGTTGTTGGAGAGCAGGCCGAGCATGATCGCCAGATTGCCCTTGCCGCCCATTTTTTCCGCCAGGTAGCGCATCTGCATCTCACCGGCCTTTATCTCATCCGAACCCACGTAGCCGACACCGGGCGGCAGTTCGGCCTGGTCGGGGCGGCGGTTGACATAGACCAGGGGAACGCTGGCCTTCTGCGCCTCATTGGTCATCCTTTGCGTCGCAGCGGTATCGACCGGGTTGACGATGATCGCGTCCATGCCCTGGGCGGTGAAGTTCTGCACCTGGTTGAGTTGGCGCACCACATCGCCCTGGGCATCTTCGAATTGCAACGTCACTCCCGGCAGCTCTTTGGCGTGGGCGGCCATGTAGTCGCGCATCTGCGCCAGGAACACATCGTCCACCTGGGCGATGCTGACACCGATGCGGGTGTCGGCTAGTGCCAAGGGGGTAAAGAGGGCGGCAAAGAAGTAGGTCAGGAGTCTTTTTTTCATGGTTTCAGTCCGGTTTTGTTGTTGTTCTTGAACAGTTTCGAAATGGAGTCATGCCTGGCGTTTGGCGCTCATCTGCGCTACGCGATCGGCAAAGGTCGCGTAGGTCCAGCGTTCCCTCAGCGCCTGCCGCATCAGTTGCTGACCGGTCTGTGGGGCCAGGCCATGCAGGGGCGGGTCGGTGTCCAGGTTGGTGGGAAAGGAGTAGCCGTCGGCGGTGCAGGCAATCACCGCGTCCAGCTCTTGCGTGTCCAGTACCTGATCCGCCAAGCGCTGCAGCAGGCAGGGATAGAGCGCCAGCATCATGCGTTCGCGGTCCACGCTTTCCATCGGCTTGCCGAATGCCGAGGAAATTTGCAGCAGGTTGGCCATGCGCTGGCGGTCCGGCGTTTGATTGGTGCCGGCGGCGTGAAACAGTGCCGGGTTGAAAAACAGCAGGTCGCCCTTGTTCAACGGCAGCTGTACTGCGTGCTGTTGGAAGTAGTCGATGAATTCCGGGCGGCGCCAGGCCAGGTAACCCTGAGCGTATTGTTGGGAAAATGGCAGCAGCAGGGTCGGGCCGGTTTCCAGCGGCATATCGGAGTGGGCCACGGCTCCTTGCAATGTCAGGTGCTGCGACAGCGCATGCAGGGGCAACGGGAAGCGCTCGACGATGTCCTCGGTCTGGAAGCCCAGGTGGTAGTCACGATGGGGCTGTTGGGCCTGCCCTCCCGGGTGTACCACGTTGACCTGGGCCGTCACCTGAAAACCGGGGCCCAGCCAGGCTTCGGCAATCAGCCCCAGTAGCGGGTTGGCGTAGTACTCGACAAAAGACGACGGCGATTGCAACGCCGCCTTTTGCAACGAATTCCAGATGCGCCCGTTGCTGCCGGCCGTGGCGAAGTGATCGGCGCTGAGACCCTGGGCGGCTTCCTTGGCGAAGATGGCGTCGAACACCTGGCTGTGGCGATCCACCACATTCAGGTCGGCATAACCCTGGCGTACAACCATGACCCCTGGACCGTCGCGAAACAGCCGATGCAATTCATCCAGCACCTGCCCGCGATCGCCTTCGCGTAAAGCCTGCGCCTGATAGATCGGCACGTTGCCTTGCACTTCACTGCAGTGGGGGTAGTCCCGGGGATTGGCGTGTTGCCCGCAGAGTCTGGCGAAGTCCTGCAACTGCACTGAATCGGCACGCACAAACACGGTGAGCGGCGGGTTCATAACGCTTCACCCGTCAGGCTCAGTGGGCTGGCGGGGCGCGGGGCGGTGTCGTCGCCGCAGCCGATCACACCTTGTTCCAGGTCGATGACGGTGCCGGTCATCATGCCCGATTCGCGCGATAGCAGGAACGCAACGCTCTGCGCCACTTCCTCGGGTTTGAGCAGGCGTCCAAACGGCTGCGCGCGCTCGACAGTCGTCAGCCAGCCATCCTCGGCACCATGGTAGCGGCGCTGGATTTCGTCTTCATGGGGCGTGTCCATCCAGCCGATGTTCAGACCGTTGACCCGGATGCGGTTGTGCAGGGCGCTGAAGGCCACGTTTTTGGTCAGGATCGACAAGGCACCCTTGGACGCCGAGTAAGCGCTCAGGTAAGCCGGCCCACCGTGGCTGACGATGCTCTGGATGTTGACGATGGCGCCTTCCACGCCTTGGCTGATCATCAGTTTCAGCGCTTGCTGCATAAGGAAGAACGGTGCTCGCACATTGACCGCGAACAGGCGATCGAACAGTTCAGGGGTGGTGTCGAGGATGCTGCCGCGATCAGACATGCCGGCGCAGTTGACCAAGCCATGGAGGGTACCGAAGCGAGCGCGGGCGGCGTCGATCACCGCTCGGCAATCCTCGACTCGCTCCAGGTCGGCCTCGACGAAAAATGCCTGGCAATCGAGTTCCGCCAACTGGCGCACCTGGGCCTGGCCCTGATCGGCGCGGCGCCCGCAAATGATCAGGCCGGCGGCGCCCCGGCGCGCCAGGGTGTGGGCCACTGCAGCACCCAGGCCTTGGGTGCTGCCGGTGACCACAAAGTACTGGCCACTGAACGAGGTAGTGAGGTCGGTTTGAGGCATGGGGGTTCTCCTGGATTCTTGTTGTTGTCCGGCTCGACGCCTGGCGAAACAGAGACTAGCATCGGCAAAACCTCAGTAATGCCCGAAAAGACCTCAAGAAAACCTCAGGCTTAATACGATGCTCGAACGTGCCAAACACTTTTCCATGAAGCAGATCGCCACCCAGGCGGGGGTCAGCAAGGCGACGGTTGATCGCGTGCTGCACCAGCGCGGCAGCGTGCACTATCAGACCCAGCGCCGCATTGAGCAGGCCCTGAGCGAACTCGAGGCTCAGGAGAAAAATGGCTTGGCGGCCGGGCGAACTTTTCACGTCGATGTGATCATGCACACGCCACAACGCTTCAGTGCGGCGGTGCAGGCGGCCATGACCGCGCAATTAAGCAGCCTGGCGCCGTTTCGCATCGCGCCGAGGTTTCACTTGTTTGAAGAAATCGAGCCACAGGCGATGCACGACCAGTTGCTGCGCTGCGCAAGCACCGGCAGCCAGGGCGTGGTGCTCAAGGCCGCCGACGAGCCGGCGGTGAACCTGGCAATCAAGCAGTTGGCCGCAGCCGGAATTCCGGTGGTCACGCTGGTCACTGACCTGCCGCACAGCGAGCGCATCGGCTATGTCGGCATGGACAATCGCACGGCCGGGCAGACCGCTGCCTATTTGCTGTCGCGGTGGCTGGCACCACAGCCACAGGACGTTGCCGTGGTCATCGGTAGCGAGTTGTTTCGCGGTGAAGAAGAGCGGGAAATGGGCTTTCGCATGTGGCTGCGCAACCGCGCCGCGCATTTACGAGTGCTGGACATCAGCGGTGGCTACGGCGTTTACGAACGCACCTTTGAACGCGTGATCGAGGCGCTGAAACAGCACCCCGACCTCAAGGCGGTCTACAGCGTGGGCGGGGGCAACCTGGCGATTGTCGATGCGTTCGCCGCGATGGATCGGCCACTTGAGGTGTTCATCGGCCACGACCTGGACGAGGAAAATCGCCAATTGCTGGCTGAGGAAAAAATCGCAGCGATCATCGACCACAACCTGCAGATCGATGCTCGCCACGTGTTCCTGCATATCCTGCAATTTCATCGGCTGTGGAAGGCCGGGCCGATTGCGTCGTCACAGGTGCAGATCGTCACACCGTTCAATCTGCCGTACTGACCTCACTGACGGTGACCCAGCGCTGATCCCGAGCCGCCACCCGAATCGCCGTCGCCAGCCGCTCCACTTCCAGGGCTTGCGCGAAATCGGTGCCGGCTTGTCCTTGGCCGGCCAGGGCCATGATCAACTCATGCACTTCCAGCGTCTTCAACTCGTTGTAGCCCAGTTGATGCCCCGGCGCTGGACTGAACGCGGCATACCCGGGCAGGTTCGGCCCGGCCAGCAAACGCTGGAAACCCTCCTGGTCGGCGCGGCACAGGCGCAACTCATTCAGACGCTCCTGATCGAATGACAGGGTGCCTTGGGTGCCACTGATCTCGAAACTCAGGTGATTCTTGTAGCCGTGCTTGAGCCAGCTGCTGCTGAAGGTGCCGCGCGCGCCGCTGGAGAAACGCAGCAACGCATGGGCCTGATCGTCGACGGCAATGCTGCGTTGTTCGAGGCTACCGGCGGTGGCCGGGCGCTGGCGGTGTACGGTCTGGGTATCGGCGCATACCGCTTCGACATTGCCGAGCAGATAGCGCGCCATGCCCAGCAAGTGACTGCCCAGGTCCGCCAGCGCGCCACCGGCATGCTCGGTCTCACAGCGCCATGACCAGGGGGACGCTGGATCGGCCATGAAGTCTTCGCTGAATTCGCCTTGGAAGCTGATGATTTCGCCGAGCTTGCCGCTGTGAATCAACTCCCGCGCCAGGCCGATGATCGGGTTGTGCTGGTAGTTGTAGCCGACACGGGTGACCACACCGGCATCCTTGGCCGCCAGGTGCATGGCGTTGGCCTGTTCAAGGCTCACCGCCAGCGGTTTTTCGCAGTACACCGACTTGCCAGCGGCAATGGCAGCCATGGCCATGGGGTAGTGCAGGTGGTTGGGGGTGGTGATGGCGATCAGGCTGACCTTGGGGTCGTCGATCAATTGCTGCCAGTCGCCATAGGCCTGCTCAAAGCCCCAGGCGGTGGCGCAGGCTTGGGCACGAACGGGATCGGCGTCGGCCAGGGCGGCGAGGCGAAGCGTGAAGGGCAGCTCGAATGCCGCGCTGACGTTGCGAAAGGCCAGGGCATGGGCACGGCCCATGAAGCCCGTGCCGATGAGTCCGATTCCGAGTTCGCGCATGACAGGATCCTTTGGTTTTTGTTTTCAGGAAGCCTGTTTATAGAATAAAAATTCCTTTTCATCAATTATGGAATAAATATTTACATGTGATCAGTCTTCGAAGCCGACCTGTTCGTGAATCTCATCGACCTTCAACTCCAGTCGATAGGCCACGGCGATAAACAGCGCCTGGCACAGGCACAGGGTCGCGCTCAACGAACGGAACGCAAACGAACTGCCTTCGTTGACCAGCAATACGGTGTTGGCGCGCTTGGCCAGGGGCGAGAGATTGCTGTCGGTGATGATCAGGGTTTTCGCTTGGTGATGCTGGGCGATGCGCAGGCAGTGCTGGGTTTCCTTGCCGTACGGCGTGAAGCTGATGGCGATCACCAGGTCATTGGCGCGCACACTGCGCATCTGCTCGCGGTAGCTGCCGCCAAGCCCCGAGACCAGATGGATGCGCTTGTTGGTGTGTTGCAGGTTGTAGACCAGGTAATCGGCCACCGCGAACGAACGGCGCACGCCGACCACGTAGATGTTGTCGGCATTCACCACCAGGTCCACGGCCTTGTCGAAGGCCTGGTCATCGAGTTCCAGCCCCAGTCTTTCGATGCCCGACAGGGTGGCGTTGATGCATTCGCGCGCCAGGTCGCCGCCGCTGGCCTTCTGCGACTTGTTGCTGATCATGCTGCGAATGCGCTGCTGGTAGTTCTGCACCGGCGTGGTCTTGTGGGTGTAGGCCTCGCGGAACAGGGCCTGCATTTCGCTGAAGCCGCTGAAGCCGAAACGCTGGGAAAACCGCACGATGGCCGACGGATGCACTTCGCACTCGCTGGCGATGTCGCTGATGCGGTCGACCATGATCCGGTCGCTTTGCTGGCTCATGTAGCTGGCGATGCGTTTGAGCTGGCGCGGCAGGCTTTCGTATTCATTGGTGATGAGCTGCAGCAGGCGCTCTGCATTGATCGGGGGGGTGACGAGGTCGCTCTCGGGCGTGCTCTCGGTCGTATCCGGCTGATCGGTGCGGGACATTGGGAAATCCTTCTGGCTTGTTCTTATAGGGACGATCTTTCACCTCGTCCCCCGACAATAGGTGGGCTGAGCGCAGTCTACAGGGTCGGCCCGGATAAAATCTTGAGCTTGCAGCAGTGTGAAGCCTGCTGAAACGATGCACTGCATCTGGAACGCTTGTACTAAAGCTTATTGGAAAAAATATTCCACGTAAAAAATATTTGGAATAAATATTGATTGTTCGGTCCCGGTCGTTTTAGTCTGCCTCCACCAAGAGTGTTCGGCGCGGTCATCGCTTCGAGCGCAGGCTGATAAAAATAACAGGAGCCAGCATGGGCCAGACTCGTTTTGCCAGTGGGCGTCAATTGGATCTGATTTGCCTGGGGCGCCTAGGCGTCGACCTCTATGCGCAGCAAGTCGGGGCGCGGCTGGAGGATGTAAGCAGCTTTGCCAAGTACCTCGGCGGCTCGTCCGCCAACATCGCCTTCGGCACCGCGCGGTTGGGGCTCAAGTCGGCGATGCTGAGCCGGGTGGGGGACGACCATATGGGGCGCTTCCTCGTTGAATCCCTGACCCGTGAAGGCTGCGACGTCAGTGGCATCAAGGTCGACCCGGAACGCCTGACGGCGATGGTGCTGCTGGGTCTCAAGGACCGCGAAACCTTTCCCTTGGTGTTCTACCGCGAAAACTGCGCCGACATGGCGCTGCGGGCCGAAGACATCAGCGAAGCCTTCATCGCTTCCAGTAAAGCCCTGCTGATCACCGGTACCCATTTTTCCACCGATGGCGTGTACAAGGCGAGCATCCAGGCCCTGGACTATGCCCACAAGCACAACGTCAAACGGGTGCTGGACATCGACTACCGCCCGGTACTCTGGGGCCTGGCCGGCAAGGCGGACGGTGAAACCCGCTTCGTCGCCGACCAGAACGTCAGCCAGCATGTGCAGGAAATCCTCCCGCGTTTCGATCTCATTGTCGGCACCGAAGAAGAGTTTCTGATTGCCGGTGGTTCCGAAGACTTGCTCACGGCGCTGCGCAATGTCCGGCGAGTGAGCGACGCCACCCTGGTGGTCAAGCTCGGCCCGCAAGGCTGCACAGTGATTCATGGTGAGATCCCGGCCCGTCTCGAAGACGGTGCGATTTATCCCGGTGTGCGTGTGGAAGTGCTCAACGTGCTGGGGGCTGGCGACGCCTTCATGTCGGGCTTCCTCAGTGGCTGGCTGGAAGACGCCAGCGATGAGCGCTGCTGCCAGTTGGCCAATGCCTGCGGCGGTCTGGTGGTCTCGCGCCATGCCTGCGCCCCGGCGATGCCGACCCGGGCCGAACTCGATTACCTGTTCAACAGCCCGGTGCCGATTACCCGGCCGGATCAGGACGCGGTGTTGCAGCGCCTGCATCAGGTCAGCGTGCCGCGCAAGCAGTGGAAGCAGCTGTTCATCTTTGCTTTCGACCATCGCTGGCAACTGGTGGAACTGGCCCAGGCGGGTGGTCGTGACCTCAACGCCATCAGCGAACTCAAGCAACTGTTCATCCGGGCCGTGGAACGGGTCGAAGCCGATTTGCAAAAGCAAGGTATCGAGGCCGATGTCGGGCTGCTGGCCGATCAACGTTTCGGCCAGGACTCACTCAACGCCGCAACGGGTCGCGGCTGGTGGGTGGCGCGGCCGGTAGAAGTGCAGGGCTCGCGGCCATTGGCCTTCGAACATGGTCGCTCCATCGGCAGCAACCTGATCGCCTGGCCACAGGAACAAATCATCAAGTGCCTGGTGCAATTCCACCCGGACGACGAGCCCATGCTGCGCCTGGAGCAGGAAGCGCAGATCAAGGGTTTGTACCAGGCATCCCAGGTCAGCGGTCATGAGCTGCTGCTGGAAATCATCCCGCCCAAGGATCACCCCTCGACGCACCCGGACGTGTTGTATCGCGCCCTCAAGCGCCTCTACAACCTGGGTATCTACCCGGCGTGGTGGAAGATCGAAGCGCAAAGCGCCCAAGAGTGGAAGCAACTTGACGAACTG
Proteins encoded in this window:
- a CDS encoding helix-turn-helix domain-containing protein, whose translation is MKPSVNNIPVFKLYGENKAWSTPDLLHCESIPKRSSLHHWEIKPHRHADLFQLLYVQRGQAVVEIEGKRSDVLEAAIQVVPPLTVHGFQFSEKIEGYVLTLGAPLVARLEAQLGAPLTVLASCGCYPVGRDRRYINTLFAALLQEYESSAPARDVLMHSLVSVLMVWISRHRQLSTPPSNRGERDQHLLSHFIKLVEQHYREHLSVEVFAQRIGVSSVHLNALCRELAGQTALQVIHQRLLLEAKRNLTYTNMSISQLSDSLGFSDPTYFSRFFRRLAGQTPNAFRHSVGQSDA
- the pobA gene encoding 4-hydroxybenzoate 3-monooxygenase, whose product is MKTQVAIIGAGPSGLLLGQLLHNAGIDNVILERQTPDYVLSRIRAGVLEQGTVDLLREAGVSERMDAEGLVHEGVELQVAGKRIHVDLKALTGGKTVMVYGQTEVTRDLMEARSAQGVPIIYSVENVQPHDMKGANPYVTYEKDGQTHRIDCDYIAGCDGFHGVARKSIPDEVLTHYERVYPFGWLGLLSDTPPVNHELIYAHHDRGFVLCSQRSLTRSRYYLQVPLTDKVEAWSDERFWGELKARLPQDVADKLVTGPSLEKSIAPLRSYVVEPMQYGKLFLLGDAAHIVPPTGAKGLNLAASDVCYLYRILVKVYQEGRTDLLEKYSELALRRVWKGERFSWFMTNLLHDFGEHKDAWDQKMQQADREYFFNSHAGLVNIAENYVGLPYEAIE
- a CDS encoding sugar ABC transporter substrate-binding protein yields the protein MKKRLLTYFFAALFTPLALADTRIGVSIAQVDDVFLAQMRDYMAAHAKELPGVTLQFEDAQGDVVRQLNQVQNFTAQGMDAIIVNPVDTAATQRMTNEAQKASVPLVYVNRRPDQAELPPGVGYVGSDEIKAGEMQMRYLAEKMGGKGNLAIMLGLLSNNATHNRTQGVKEVLKSYPDIHVVEEQSAEWQRSKAMDLMNNWILSGKKIDAVVANADEMAIGAAMAITQAGMRPGHDILVGGSDGGPAGLDAIKKEQLLVTVYQDNKGQAVGSIDLALKMIRKEPIAAELTIPYQLITKANYQDFVNP
- a CDS encoding phytanoyl-CoA dioxygenase family protein; this translates as MNPPLTVFVRADSVQLQDFARLCGQHANPRDYPHCSEVQGNVPIYQAQALREGDRGQVLDELHRLFRDGPGVMVVRQGYADLNVVDRHSQVFDAIFAKEAAQGLSADHFATAGSNGRIWNSLQKAALQSPSSFVEYYANPLLGLIAEAWLGPGFQVTAQVNVVHPGGQAQQPHRDYHLGFQTEDIVERFPLPLHALSQHLTLQGAVAHSDMPLETGPTLLLPFSQQYAQGYLAWRRPEFIDYFQQHAVQLPLNKGDLLFFNPALFHAAGTNQTPDRQRMANLLQISSAFGKPMESVDRERMMLALYPCLLQRLADQVLDTQELDAVIACTADGYSFPTNLDTDPPLHGLAPQTGQQLMRQALRERWTYATFADRVAQMSAKRQA
- a CDS encoding SDR family oxidoreductase → MPQTDLTTSFSGQYFVVTGSTQGLGAAVAHTLARRGAAGLIICGRRADQGQAQVRQLAELDCQAFFVEADLERVEDCRAVIDAARARFGTLHGLVNCAGMSDRGSILDTTPELFDRLFAVNVRAPFFLMQQALKLMISQGVEGAIVNIQSIVSHGGPAYLSAYSASKGALSILTKNVAFSALHNRIRVNGLNIGWMDTPHEDEIQRRYHGAEDGWLTTVERAQPFGRLLKPEEVAQSVAFLLSRESGMMTGTVIDLEQGVIGCGDDTAPRPASPLSLTGEAL
- a CDS encoding LacI family DNA-binding transcriptional regulator, producing MLERAKHFSMKQIATQAGVSKATVDRVLHQRGSVHYQTQRRIEQALSELEAQEKNGLAAGRTFHVDVIMHTPQRFSAAVQAAMTAQLSSLAPFRIAPRFHLFEEIEPQAMHDQLLRCASTGSQGVVLKAADEPAVNLAIKQLAAAGIPVVTLVTDLPHSERIGYVGMDNRTAGQTAAYLLSRWLAPQPQDVAVVIGSELFRGEEEREMGFRMWLRNRAAHLRVLDISGGYGVYERTFERVIEALKQHPDLKAVYSVGGGNLAIVDAFAAMDRPLEVFIGHDLDEENRQLLAEEKIAAIIDHNLQIDARHVFLHILQFHRLWKAGPIASSQVQIVTPFNLPY
- a CDS encoding Gfo/Idh/MocA family protein; this encodes MRELGIGLIGTGFMGRAHALAFRNVSAAFELPFTLRLAALADADPVRAQACATAWGFEQAYGDWQQLIDDPKVSLIAITTPNHLHYPMAMAAIAAGKSVYCEKPLAVSLEQANAMHLAAKDAGVVTRVGYNYQHNPIIGLARELIHSGKLGEIISFQGEFSEDFMADPASPWSWRCETEHAGGALADLGSHLLGMARYLLGNVEAVCADTQTVHRQRPATAGSLEQRSIAVDDQAHALLRFSSGARGTFSSSWLKHGYKNHLSFEISGTQGTLSFDQERLNELRLCRADQEGFQRLLAGPNLPGYAAFSPAPGHQLGYNELKTLEVHELIMALAGQGQAGTDFAQALEVERLATAIRVAARDQRWVTVSEVSTAD
- a CDS encoding MurR/RpiR family transcriptional regulator — encoded protein: MSRTDQPDTTESTPESDLVTPPINAERLLQLITNEYESLPRQLKRIASYMSQQSDRIMVDRISDIASECEVHPSAIVRFSQRFGFSGFSEMQALFREAYTHKTTPVQNYQQRIRSMISNKSQKASGGDLARECINATLSGIERLGLELDDQAFDKAVDLVVNADNIYVVGVRRSFAVADYLVYNLQHTNKRIHLVSGLGGSYREQMRSVRANDLVIAISFTPYGKETQHCLRIAQHHQAKTLIITDSNLSPLAKRANTVLLVNEGSSFAFRSLSATLCLCQALFIAVAYRLELKVDEIHEQVGFED
- a CDS encoding bifunctional 5-dehydro-2-deoxygluconokinase/5-dehydro-2-deoxyphosphogluconate aldolase, whose amino-acid sequence is MGQTRFASGRQLDLICLGRLGVDLYAQQVGARLEDVSSFAKYLGGSSANIAFGTARLGLKSAMLSRVGDDHMGRFLVESLTREGCDVSGIKVDPERLTAMVLLGLKDRETFPLVFYRENCADMALRAEDISEAFIASSKALLITGTHFSTDGVYKASIQALDYAHKHNVKRVLDIDYRPVLWGLAGKADGETRFVADQNVSQHVQEILPRFDLIVGTEEEFLIAGGSEDLLTALRNVRRVSDATLVVKLGPQGCTVIHGEIPARLEDGAIYPGVRVEVLNVLGAGDAFMSGFLSGWLEDASDERCCQLANACGGLVVSRHACAPAMPTRAELDYLFNSPVPITRPDQDAVLQRLHQVSVPRKQWKQLFIFAFDHRWQLVELAQAGGRDLNAISELKQLFIRAVERVEADLQKQGIEADVGLLADQRFGQDSLNAATGRGWWVARPVEVQGSRPLAFEHGRSIGSNLIAWPQEQIIKCLVQFHPDDEPMLRLEQEAQIKGLYQASQVSGHELLLEIIPPKDHPSTHPDVLYRALKRLYNLGIYPAWWKIEAQSAQEWKQLDELIQERDPYCRGVVLLGLNAPASALAEGFQQASQSQTCRGFAVGRTIFQEPSRAWLAGEIDDEALIQQVQGTFVELIDAWRTARA